A window of Amaranthus tricolor cultivar Red isolate AtriRed21 chromosome 8, ASM2621246v1, whole genome shotgun sequence genomic DNA:
TATGACTTTAGAGTTTTGTTCTGGCTATTCTTCTAGGGTTTAAGATGCCAGTGGTATTTTTTGATTGAGGGAGTGGGTCACTTTGTGTGTACTCCTTGCTGTTTCGTACGTAGTGCAGTAACTAGTAACTACTAGATAGTAACTATAGGGTAGTTATATTCAAATCAACACTCTGCACtggttttcattttttaaagcaGCGGAAAGTTGGTAAATTAACTGCCAAGTTTAAGCATGCTTTCCCTTTATTGTACTTGGTTCCTTAACTTAGCTATGAAGGATGCTAGCTAAATACTCATTTATGCTCTGGTGCTCCCTATCTCTTTTGTCTCCAGACTTCTTTGACAAGTAAAAAATCACAAACAAACAAGAAATGCAAATTGAGAGAATTATTCTCTCTCAAGTCTCCTTGTGACAGGTGAGTGCAAATGGAGTATCCATAACATCCTACAACCCTCCTTTAGGTGATTATAGTAACTTATAAGTGGATACAATAGGTGGccttcatcatcaaacttttaTGTGGGAAACTGCACTATTACAAAAATGTCTTTTTGCTGATATGTTTTTTTATCCCCATCACTGTATTGTTAGATTACGACAATTTATACGCGCTGTTCTTTTTGTATGATTCTTTCtctgattttgtttttgtcttGTCTTTGTTTTCAGCAAATGATGGCGCTACTATCTTGGAGCAGATGGATGTTGACAACCAAATTGCAAAGTTGATGGTTGAGTTATCTCGTAGTCAAGATTATGAAATTGGTGATGGGACCACTGGAGTTGTTGTCATGGCTGGTTCCCTTTTGGAACAGGCTGAAAACCTCTTAGATCGTGGCATTCATCCTATTAGAATAGCAGAAGGTTATGAAGTGGCTTCAAGAATTGCCGTTGAACATTTGGAGAAAATTGCACacaagtttgaatttgatgaaaCAAATGTAGAGCCTTTGATCCAGACATGCATGACTACTTTGTCATCCAAAATGTATGCTTTTTATactcttgtattttttttccttatgaTTATCGTGGGATTGTGAAATGGCTGAATGTTACTAAatacctttttattatataatttagcAATCCTGTTGAGTCCTTTTAAAATATGAGCAATGATGCTGTGGGAGACCGATAGTTAGGAGTGAGGGCATAGGAGGCTAAAAAATTAGGAGTGAGGGCATAGGAGGCTAAAGAAATGAAGCTGAAGGAAGATAAATAGTTGATTTACCATGAGATATTGGTAATGGGGAGGAGGTAGGGCATGAATACCTCAATATTTACTTAATATTTGTTCATGTTCTTTTTTGGAGGCGGAAGTTCTTATTTCACATTCTCTCAATGAGAAGTGAAGGCAATTCCTATTTTCCTTTATTAATTAGATTGCTCGACCCAAAAACCATTTAAAGGCCTTCCTTTGGTGCcagatttttctttttagttgatGCTGCATCAGTGTAACTGCCCAAGTTGTTGACTGGTGTTAGTCTTCTTCCCCCCTCTCTTAATACCAAGAGAGGTTTACTCATTGTTGGATTTATAACAACTTACCCACCCACCCAAAAGCCCCTTATTTAGAGTTGATCATCAGCAATTTTCTTTTAGGACACTAAGGTAAGGAAATGCTTACATTTTTATACTGGTTAAGCTTTAGTTATCCATTCTTCTCTGGAAATCTGGAATATTAAGTAAGATTAAGTAAGATAGCCCAGTCTTACAATATCATGCAGATGTTAATTAATGATATATGTGGATTCAGATGTTTGAAGTTTGCTTTTGTTAAATTTCCTGACAAGAGTTGCAGGTTGGTATGCTGATAAAAGGGTGCATGAATTAAGTTTATTCTTCATATGCTGGCTATCCTGCTCATGGTTTTTTGCTGAATCATATATCACGGCTATATGTAGGTTTGGATGCATTTTATGACAATTTGGAAATGAACAGTgatttgttttcctttttcagTGTAAATCGCTGTAAGCGTATGTTGGCTGAGATTGCAGTCAAAGCAGTTCTTGCTGTAGCGGACTTGGAAAGGAAGGATGTCAATCTTGATCTCATCAAAGTCGAAGGGAAAGTGGGAGGAAAACTTGAAGATACTGAACTTATTTATGGAATTGTGGTAGACAAGGACATGAGTCACCCGCAAATGCCCAAGAAAATTGAAGATGCTAAGATAGCAATTTTAACTTGCCCCTTCGAGCCACCTAAGCCAAAAACCAAACATAAGGTTGACATTGACACTGTGGAAAAGTTTGAGACATTGCGTAAACAAGAGCAGCAGTATTTTGATGATATGGTTCAAAAGTGTAAGGTGGGTTGATACTTACTATATTGTGCTAGTGTTATATAAAAGCTTTATTTTGTAGCTTAAATTTTGATTGGAAGAAGCATATGTGTATAAATGATGAAGTACTTGATGCCTTGGTGGTTTGTGCCATATATGCTTAACCTTATGTCGTTATTTGTCCACGGATTTGTCATAAAAGTTCGGAACTTCAtgttcaaaatcaattttttggGTAGTGCTTTGTAAGGTAGACAGAACTATGCATGCAGAATACTCAAAATTCCTGAATTGGGTTCTCCTGATTCTTATGAAGTTCATTTATGTGACATACTCTTTATTGGTTGAGGCTCAGTTGATTGTTTATGCTGAATATCTATTTTGGTAGTCATATGGTTCAATGTACTAGTATAAATATGCATTTTAGTATGGGTGGTTTGTGAGCTACCACTGCCATCAGCATGCACATACCTTATTTTTCCTTCTAATAAAAGGGGTACCTAATTAAAgtagctatatatatatttttctaatgtTTGTTGCTTTGCGCTGTTTTAGTATCTATCATTTGATGGGCTTGTGAGTTGCAGGATGTTGGTGCAACCTTGGTTATTTGTCAGTGGGGATTTGATGACGAGGCAAATCATTTGTTAATGAATAGGAATTTGCCTGCTGTCAGATGGGTTGGTGGTGTTGAATTGGAGCTGATTGCAATTGCAACAGGTGtgtatatatttgttttattttttcattgtatCTCGATTTCTTTTTGTAGATTTTACTTGTTCTAATAATCTATGTATTTTCAGGTGGAAGAATTGTTCCAAGGTTTCAAGAACTGACCCCTGAAAAGCTGGGGCAGGTACTTAAACACCTTGTATTTTGATTAAGTCGAGTTTGGTGGATGTCCACTGGACATTCTATATGTGACATCTCTGATAGCATATGTAGTGGGTTGTATCGTGCTGTACTTCCTTAGTTGTAAGAGGCATCGCGGTGCAAAGGTCCTTTTTTCCGAGACGCAAGGCAAAGGCACAAACATTTTTTAATGCGAGGCCCACAATTCTGCCAAAAAGCTCTAAAATCAATTTTGAAAcatatttaatacttaaaagttCAAACATGAATTTCATATCTTAATAATATATAAGCTAAACattacttttgcacataaaccaTATAATAACTCGATAACATAGTCTTGAGttactttcgcacataaagaaAGCATACTATGGTTGTTGATGCTTGAAATGTTTTGTGACACATTGAAACACAAGCTTAATCTAAATCAGAATCATATGTTGACCAGTGAAGATGGCGGCACTTCAATTATTTTGCTCTTCCATTTCTCACTCGACATCGTTGCTTTAGGGCAAGAAAGGGCGTGTATTTTTTCTTTCCATGCAATAAACAACTAATAACATAGGGTTATTACTATAGTATTAAGTGTGTAGTCAATTATCAAGATTTATTATATCTGAGTTATGCCTAGATATTCGTTAATTTGGATTTCCTCAACgttcttttttttattgtttatgccACTATTCCATTTTCTAGTATATACAATATTCCATTACCCTAGTTTCATCAAATGACTTTACCTAGGGTGGGATTTGGAAGGTTTGgttgtacgcaaccttacccccttgttagtgataaaattagcaaagaggttgtttctaaTTGACCGTGACGCGCCATGTGCAACTGCATATGAATAAGGAAGTGCACATAGTTTAATGAGCTATTTTACTTTAGTCCATGTTAGAGTTTATAGGAAGAACAAATCACCATAGGTTAGATATTAGGCTATTAGCAAGGAGTGCTAAACTCTATCCTTTTTAGTACCCTGGGCCACTATTTCAAACTTAGCAGATATGAAAATGATATGCTTGACCATTCTTCTAGTCTACTTTTGGAAAAATAAGACTATTACCATCACTTCATAGTTCATACTTCGTTGAAAAAATAACATCTGTTTTTTCAGGTTTGaggttttgattttaaatgctTAGAAATTTATGTTGTACAACCTCCaagttataattattttctaattagaATGAGAAGCGTTTCATTCTACATAttgttatttacattattattaaagtttaatttttatagttGTCTTCTGGGAAAGTTCTCTGTGtagcatgttatattttgacaCAAGTGCTGATATCTTAGGCTGGGTTGGTCCGTGAGAAAGCTTTTGGAACAACAAAAGATCGGATGCTGTACATTGAACACTGTGCCAATTCTAGGGCTGTAACAATATTTATCCGTGGAGGTAGGTTCATTTACTTGTTTTGGGGCACTGGTAAAGTTCATCTCTGATTTAATTTTCAGTATATAATTGCTATTTATTGTTTATGACTAGTCAAAATGCGTGTATTTGAAAGAGTTGGTCTAAATGTGCATACTTTGTCACTAGATTGTGATTTTCCTGCTGCTTTTTAAGATCAGAAACTAACTGCATTCATTGTAAAATGCCTGTTTATCATTTATGATGTAGGCAAcaaaatgatgattgaagagACAAAGAGAAGCATACACGATGCACTTTGTGTAGCAAGGAATCTTATTCGCAATAATTCTATTGTGTATGGGGGTGGATCCGCTGAAATTGCATGCTCACTTGCTGTAGAGGCTGGTGCTGATCAATACCCAGGAGTTGAGCAGTATGCCATAAGGGCCTTTGCAGAAGCTTTGGATGCTGTTCCCATGGCACTTGCGGAGAACAGTGGTCTTCAGCCAATTGAAACACTGTCTGCTGTGAAACACCAGCAAGTTAAGGTAAGTGGGCTTGGTGTAGCTTCATTTTTGCTCGTATATTTGGCCCTGATGCATTTGTGCACCATTTTTTTGGGtggatttatttatatattttctatcCTTCCTGATCTTGTTCTTGTCTGTGGATCTGAACTCTTCTCTTTGAATCTCATGAGTCGAGACTCAGGACAAGTGATTGTTGCTAGTTATAATGTTTTCACCTAAAATATGAATCTTCAGTTTGTGCTTGTATACTAAATTGATTTTAGAAGGCCATTGTTTTATCTTCGGTTGGGGTATAAGACATTCTTTCAGAAAACTGTTTTGCCATTTTCCTTTATATTGTTGAATAATGGTGATAATAGGTTTTCTTGAGTAATAAATAGTTTTCCCTTGGGTAGAAAATAGTTTCCTTTTGTTAAGAAGGAATCCAACAATTTCTCCATTCCGTTGCTTCCCCTGCAttcccttctccttctccctaaCTTTTACCAAAGAAACCAAGTGTATGAACTTGAACTTACTTTTCTTTGAATCAAATACAGACCTCCTTTCGCTGCTCCCTCCATCCACTTAGCCTTCCCAATTTCATTGGAGACATCAAGCGAAGGAAATTGAACCGTTGAAACTTCCTCGGCCTTTTCTTTGAATCAAACGCTGtccttttctttaatttccatGGCAATTTGTCCTCCGTGTATATCTGCTTTCATGTTGAACTAATTATGCACTGATCTTTGttcatatataaaaacaaaatccaCAATGTGTTGGTAGTATTACTATTATGCCCGATCTcttaaatttgtgttttatcTTTTTGGCTTACAATTCGAGCAGGAGAACAACACATGCTGTGGCATAGACTGCAACGATGTTGGCACAAATGACATGCGTGAGCAGAACGTATTCGAGACTTTGATCGGGAAGCAACAACAGATATTGCTGGCTACCCAGGTTGTGAAGATGATTTTGAAGATAGACGATGTCATTACTCCTTCCGAATTTTGATAGTACTATTTACTAAGTTACTAGTATGTAATTTAGCTTGCCTTTTGCAACTTCAATCAACAGTAGATCGTAGATGTCATTCACTTAGCTTCACTCCAATTTGTGCCATTAAATGGGATTCGACATTTTAATACTCTAAATTTTGTATGCTGAACCTTCTTCTTTTACTTTGTATTGTGCTCTATCGatcgtctttttttttttttttttttttttttttctgcaaAATATGTTTGTATTTCTGCTTCCAGATTTGATACTCTAAATTCGTTCTTTCTGTATTCTTCGTGTGTTGATTTCAATATGTTTTGAAtggtaaattataaaaaaagattaaagaTATAAGTAATATACtaatgtttaaataatttataatgttaAATATTGTAAAGTTTATGATCTGAAATTAATATATCTATATTCTTTTTAGCGAATGCATTTTTTTTATCCTAAACAAAATTATtgtacatttttctttataaatgcaattatataaatgattatAAATGAAGTATTTAGGATCAAAACACAAAAAGTTAGACTGCTTAATCTTTACAAACTTTTCGATTCTTTGaattgtataaaattataaaacttaaaGAATTTTGTGCGACTAAATATTCAACGCGTTGGAGTTAAAATATATCATTCTGGGGAACAAAACGTAAATTATTACATAAGATAGTCTCACTGTAAGACGTAATATTTATAAAGGCTAACAAATGACTCTCTTGTGTTTGAAAGAGATAGGCTCTTAAATTTTTTGGATATAGCCTAATAACCAAAATAAatctataaatataaaattgtaattttttttttacaaattttactataataaaaaaaattatctttataGATCAATAGTGAGGTTGCAGGCTTAGTGTAACCTAAGTAGTTCTGCAAACTTACAATAATGATAAATttacatatattaattaatagatATCATCCTTTCAttttatgaataattttaattgttattttataaagtGTAGCTATTAAAAAGAGTGATTGAGAAAAGAATATGACGAGAGACagtgattagagagaaccaattcgaaTTCATGCCGAGAAGATCAACCACCGAGGCAATTCATCTTTTCAAGAGACTGATGGAAAagtatagggagcgaaagaaggatttgcatctggtgttcattgacttggagaaagcgtatgatagcataccacgaagcatcgtttgggatagcctcaagaatAGAGGTATTTTACGAAGGTACATTGGGGTAATATAggacatgtatgacagagtGTCGACTAACATTCATACATCGGTGGGTATGACAAAGTCTTTCTCAATTAAAGCGGGACTGTATCAGGGATCAGCACTAAGTCTTTTCATTTTCACGGTGATTATGGAGGAAATCTCTAAATCCATCTAGAGACTGTACCATGGTGCATACTTTTCACTGACGATATAGTTTTGGTTGCATAGTAAAGGAAGAGTGGCGAGGAGCCTTGGAGGGTAAGGGGTTGCGCATAAGCTGTACGAAGACATAATACTTGCTATACAATTTCAGTGGGACGGAATCGATAGGGGAGCCAAAGGTGACCTTAGGGGGAGAAGTTGTTGTATGTacgtccaagttcaaatatttgggaCCGGTGATTCaaagtaatggggagattgatggagacgctactaatcgtatacaagcgggttggcttaagtggcgagtAGCCGGGatgctttgtgataaaaagtttcctagtagattaaaaggtaaatattACCGCGTTGCAATTAGGCCGACTCTATTTTATAAGACagaatgttggcccgtaaagaagTTTTTCGAACAGAGGTTAGAAGTAACAGAAATGCGTATATTAAGGTGGATGTGTGGTTATACTATGATGGATAGAATAAGAAATCAGAAGTTCagggagaagttaggggttgTACCTTTCTTTGCAAAGATGCTAGAGAACatgttgagatggtttggataTGTGTAGAGAAAGACCCATAACACCCCAGTAAAaaggatcgaatgcatcatagtggacggcaagagaagtcgaggaagacctaggagaacgtgggaggTATCGATTTAAAAGTGACCTGCACGAACTTCACCTCTCCAAGAACGTGaccagggataggggtagttggcggcgtcttatccacgtcttagattactaaatcCGTCCCTCTTACCCAccgtttgttattgttcattacCTTTACTTATCGCTCTTTGCCtcctttacttttatctttatttttaattatttgtacgtattttatttattatgtatttttagttatttgattACCATTCTTGGTCAACGTGGGTTGTAAGTTGTAGGCTTGTGGATAGTTGCAGGTTTCTTACTCTTTGAAAACCcttctcgagccgagggactctttgactgcACTCTTCTCTATTGGTATGAGCTGCTGTCTTTCTTTCCTCTccaaaccctgatcatagttttaaTAAGCGAAATatactggatatgatgatggtgatgttgtaATACctcagatttagcttgaaaatggattgatagactactcatatcaacaaggtgcatcttcttttctagggagcccatttgctaagaactccacagttaaacgtgcttggtggagagccatcttaggatgggtgatctcctgggaagtttttccgggtgcgcacgagtgaggccaaagtgcgctggaaagacttgtgttggtttgtaaggctagtctacagtctccaagagtagtcatcagcggtccgaggggccggtgtgttacaaatggtatcagagcaatcTTGCGACCGTGcctgatagtgttcagtgcacctagcgggggaaaagatcctgaagttacggtccaacgaggacgttgtattcttaagtgggggtgagtgtaataccccagatttagcttgaaaaatggattgatagactactcatatcaacaaggtgtatcttcttttctagggagcccatttgctaagaactcctcagttaagcgtgcttggtggagagcaatcttaggatgggtgacctcctgggatgTTTTcctgggtgcgcacgagtgaggtcaaagtgcgctggaaagacttgtgttggtttgtagggctagtctacagtctccaagagtagtcatcagcggtccgaggggccagGGTGTTACAGATGTAGCTATTAAAAAGATACTATATGTTTGctttgtttatttttgattagaaTATAAGTGGAGTATTTATTTTGGATAAGGGGAAAAAAATGAGTGAATTAAGTAGAAGTTGGGACGTGGGCCCGAGCTAGGTCGGCGTGGCGGTCAATATTGACTTAGGGTTAATAAACAGGTGGAGTATTCAAAATCACATTTTCTGGAATTTATTCTAGAGGCTTGTTCTCTCTGTTTCCTCTTTTCCACAACAACGCAGAGAAATTTCTACCGCCTCTTGAACCCTAATCCCAAATCACCATAAAAATCATGTCATTCAGCGATCCAGAGAAGAACGACAGCCAAAATCATCGTCTTTACAATCCATACCAAGACTTACAAATCCCTGTTCAAAAACTCTATCAACTCCCCACGCAACCCGAATTCCTTTTCCATGAAGAATCCCTTCGTCAACGCAGATCTTGGGGTGAAAATCTTACCTATTACACCGGTTGTGGTTACTTAGCTGGAGCTTGTTCTGGTGCCGCTAAAGGATTTGTCGACGCAACTCGTGCATCTGAACAAGGGGATACCCTCAAACTCCGTGTTAATCGCGTCCTTAATACCTCCGGTCTTGCGGGTCGTCAATGGGGGAACCGTTGTGGTGTTGTTTGTCTTATGTATGCCGGTCTTGAAAGTGGGCTTTATGCTGTAAGAGATGCTGatgatattttcaattctcTAGCTGCTGGGCTTGCTACTGGAGCTCTCTATAAGGCTGCTTCTGGACCTAGAGCTGCTGCTGTTGCTGGTGCTATTGGTGGCCTTGTTGTTGGTTGTACTGTTGGAGCCAAACATGCGCTTAAGAGATACATCCCcgtttaattgttttttaattgaaattggAACTATGCAAATTTTGAGTCAAGCAAATTGGGCTTTGTGGTATGGTTAGTATATTGATTTTGGTAGGAATTTCTGGGCATGATTCTAATTCATGCTGCTACTTTTTTTTCCAGATATGTTTTGTTTGTAATTCGTGTAACAGTTTCAGTGAGTCAATAATATTACAAAATGCTTGAAACTTTACACTTACAATGTTGGCCTTATGAGATAATATCTTATTGTTATGATATATTGATGAAGTatgctttatatttttttctgtgATTAGAGTGTTGATTTTGTAATGTTTTATGGATAAATGCGTGTGGTAAGTTGTTCGTATAATCTTTTAGCTGGGTAATCATAACTTTTGCAGTATACTAAGCGATGTGGCTTTGATGATTCACATTAAAAGTTATAATGAAGTTAGGAAGTTAAAGTCAGGGATTGTCTTCGAATTTGGCTAAATTGCCCGATCTTTTGGTTCAACTCTAATGTACATCTTTCCTTATTGTGGATAATGCAGTAAGGAATCTGATATTTAGTCAAAATAGGATGTGAAATTACCTTCTAGAAGTAGTTTTTGGAGGTAATCCTTGGGTTTCTTTGATCATAGTTTTTGAGTTCTTTTGAGACCTTACTTAAGGTTCTTGTTCAGCTTATGTTTGGGCAATATTCTTATTCTTggtgtttattacattgtatgtTTCTGGTTGTGTAAAATCACATCGTCTTATCTTGTGTGTATATTGATTTCCATTTGATCTCCATGGATGAAATTTATGGAATTGTGGTTGACAAGGACATGAGCCACCCGCAAATGTGAGACATTGCGTAAACAATAGCAGTACCTTGAGATATGGTTCAAAAGTGTAAGGTGGGTTGATACTTGCTATATTGTGCTAGTGTTATTTAAATGTTGTATATAGTATCTTTAATTTTGATTG
This region includes:
- the LOC130821246 gene encoding T-complex protein 1 subunit epsilon, which produces MALAFDEFGRPFIILREQESKTRLRGIDAQKANISAGKAVARILRSSLGPKGMDKMLQSPDGDITITNDGATILEQMDVDNQIAKLMVELSRSQDYEIGDGTTGVVVMAGSLLEQAENLLDRGIHPIRIAEGYEVASRIAVEHLEKIAHKFEFDETNVEPLIQTCMTTLSSKIVNRCKRMLAEIAVKAVLAVADLERKDVNLDLIKVEGKVGGKLEDTELIYGIVVDKDMSHPQMPKKIEDAKIAILTCPFEPPKPKTKHKVDIDTVEKFETLRKQEQQYFDDMVQKCKDVGATLVICQWGFDDEANHLLMNRNLPAVRWVGGVELELIAIATGGRIVPRFQELTPEKLGQAGLVREKAFGTTKDRMLYIEHCANSRAVTIFIRGGNKMMIEETKRSIHDALCVARNLIRNNSIVYGGGSAEIACSLAVEAGADQYPGVEQYAIRAFAEALDAVPMALAENSGLQPIETLSAVKHQQVKENNTCCGIDCNDVGTNDMREQNVFETLIGKQQQILLATQVVKMILKIDDVITPSEF
- the LOC130821330 gene encoding mitochondrial import inner membrane translocase subunit TIM23-1-like, with product MSFSDPEKNDSQNHRLYNPYQDLQIPVQKLYQLPTQPEFLFHEESLRQRRSWGENLTYYTGCGYLAGACSGAAKGFVDATRASEQGDTLKLRVNRVLNTSGLAGRQWGNRCGVVCLMYAGLESGLYAVRDADDIFNSLAAGLATGALYKAASGPRAAAVAGAIGGLVVGCTVGAKHALKRYIPV